One window from the genome of Candidatus Manganitrophaceae bacterium encodes:
- a CDS encoding FAD-binding protein, with amino-acid sequence MPLEHDVLIVGAGLAGMRAAIAVPKHLNAGVISKVHPVRSHSVAAEGGINAAIRPEDSWEQHMYDSVKGSDWLGDQDAIEILCREAPGDIMELERMGALFSRDEQGRIAQRNFGGLGFPRTCYVADRTGHALVHLLYEQLVKRAAHVYEEWYVTSLIVEEGVCRGVIALNIFNGELTEIRAKAVVLATGGYGRVYLISTNGLINTGDGMSLAYHAGAPLQDMEFVQFHPTTLKETGILITEGARGEGGFLFNARGERFMEKYAPKMMELASRDVVSRAEYQEILEGRGVDGCVLLDLRHLGKEKIMERLPQIWELSITYAGVDPIEAPIPVTPGVHYSMGGILTNVHGETPIPGLYAAGECACISVHGANRLGGNALMETIVYGRRTGARAAEYAEKTPLAPSSDRALQKERERIGALLSRKEGERAGLLREEIGKVMADHFGILRTRDRMEEGKEKLAAIRPRLEKIALHDRGKTFNLELIDALQIFSIMDSAETIAAGALVREESRGAHARPDFPKRDDVHWLKHTLAYRTDAGPRLDYRPVTITRVPLGERKY; translated from the coding sequence ATGCCTTTGGAGCATGATGTTCTGATCGTCGGTGCGGGGCTCGCCGGGATGCGCGCCGCGATTGCGGTTCCGAAACATCTCAATGCCGGGGTCATCTCCAAGGTCCACCCGGTGCGAAGCCATTCGGTGGCAGCCGAGGGGGGGATCAACGCAGCGATTCGGCCGGAGGACTCCTGGGAACAACACATGTACGACTCGGTCAAAGGGAGCGACTGGCTCGGAGATCAAGATGCCATCGAGATCCTCTGCCGAGAAGCCCCCGGCGACATCATGGAGCTGGAGCGGATGGGGGCCCTCTTCTCGCGGGATGAGCAGGGACGGATCGCCCAGCGAAACTTCGGCGGATTGGGCTTCCCGCGCACCTGCTATGTCGCCGACCGGACCGGCCATGCGTTGGTCCACCTTCTTTATGAGCAGCTGGTGAAGCGGGCCGCACACGTCTATGAAGAGTGGTACGTCACCTCGCTCATTGTCGAGGAGGGGGTCTGCCGCGGGGTCATCGCGCTGAATATCTTCAACGGCGAGCTGACGGAGATCCGCGCCAAGGCGGTGGTGCTCGCCACCGGAGGATACGGCCGGGTCTACCTGATCTCGACCAACGGCTTGATCAACACGGGGGATGGTATGTCGCTCGCCTATCACGCCGGCGCCCCGCTGCAAGATATGGAATTCGTCCAATTTCACCCGACGACGCTGAAGGAGACCGGCATTCTGATCACCGAAGGGGCGCGCGGCGAGGGGGGGTTTCTTTTTAACGCCCGCGGCGAGCGGTTTATGGAAAAATATGCGCCGAAGATGATGGAGCTGGCGAGCCGCGATGTCGTCTCCCGGGCCGAATATCAGGAAATCCTGGAGGGCCGCGGCGTCGACGGCTGCGTCCTGCTCGATCTGCGGCATCTCGGCAAAGAAAAGATTATGGAGCGGCTCCCGCAGATCTGGGAGCTCTCGATCACCTATGCCGGGGTCGATCCAATCGAGGCCCCGATCCCGGTGACCCCCGGCGTTCACTACTCGATGGGGGGAATTTTAACGAATGTCCACGGCGAGACGCCGATTCCGGGGCTTTACGCCGCCGGGGAGTGCGCCTGCATTTCCGTGCACGGCGCCAACCGGCTCGGCGGAAATGCCTTAATGGAGACGATCGTTTACGGTCGCCGCACCGGCGCCCGCGCCGCCGAATATGCGGAGAAAACGCCGCTGGCGCCTTCTTCGGATCGGGCCCTTCAGAAGGAGCGGGAGCGGATCGGCGCCCTTCTCTCCCGAAAGGAGGGAGAGCGGGCGGGGTTGCTCCGCGAGGAGATCGGGAAGGTCATGGCCGATCATTTCGGCATTCTCAGAACCCGCGATCGGATGGAAGAGGGGAAGGAGAAACTGGCGGCGATCCGGCCGAGACTGGAGAAGATCGCCCTGCATGACCGTGGAAAGACCTTTAACTTGGAATTGATCGATGCGCTGCAGATTTTCTCGATTATGGATTCAGCGGAGACGATCGCGGCGGGAGCTCTCGTCCGGGAAGAATCACGCGGCGCCCATGCCCGGCCCGACTTCCCAAAACGGGATGACGTCCATTGGCTGAAACATACGCTCGCCTATCGCACCGACGCCGGACCCCGGCTCGATTACCGCCCGGTGACGATCACGCGCGTCCCGCTCGGGGAGCGCAAATACTAA